Within Deltaproteobacteria bacterium, the genomic segment AAGCGAGCGCAGCGAAGGAAGCAGTCGGCTGGAAGCGCCGGTTAGCGCGCGGTTGTTTCTCTTTGGATGTTCACTCGCACAATGTCGCATTGCGATCTATGTGTTCCTGTGTCGTAGGAATTACGCCGGCCGTTGACCGTGATGTAGGTCTTCTCCCTGCCGTGCCATTACCTCGGACAGGCTCACGCCCTCTACGCAGGGTTGCTGCTCTTTGAGAACCATTGTTTTCAAACGTTCACTGCGGCGCTGTCAACTCTCTTCGTAGGCGCTCAAGAACTCATCTCTTGCTATGCCTGCTTGAGTGAGTATCGTCCGCAGGGTTGACCCCTTTATCCGCGAATGTTAGAGGGGTGCGCGTGCCATCGGGATTTTCACGCACCATCGCTATGTGATTCCCCTCTCACACCACGCTAAATCCCAACCGTTCCAAGGCCTTGATCACCTTTCTGATAGGGGCATCCACAGGGAATTAGCCTGAATCCGTGAGCCGACGGCCGGGGTATTTGTGGATGGAGGCGTCCATGGACGGGGCTATTTGCCGCACGAAACAAATACCCCGGCCGTAGGCTCACGGAGGTTCTCTTCAGGCCGAAAGATGCCCGTAGGGCGTGATGACGGTCCGCTTCAGGTGCGTCCCGGCAGGGATCGAGCATCCGTCCCAGATGACGGTCTGCTCGAGTGTGACACCGGGGCCAATGCTCACTCTGGCCCCGACGACCGCCCAATCCCTGCACACGAGATCCGGGGGGATATCAGCGGAGGGTTCTGCATAAAGTCCGTTTCCTGCCGTAGAGAGAATGGCCTCATGGGCGGCCAGATATCCTGATGGCGAACCTATATCCTCCCAGATGTAGCGCCTGTGTGTCTGGTGTCCGTGGTCCTGGTCGATCCTGTAGTAAGCGACCCCGCTGCCTTTTTGGATGGCCCAGGTGAAGGCGTCTATGATCGAGCCCGGCCCAGGCGGGATGGCGGCCACGATGCGTGGCTCAAGGACTGCTATGCCTGTATAGGCCACGGCATTGGGCAGGTCCGTACCAAATCCGGTGACGCGGTCGCCTTTGACAGACACCCGGTTCCAGGGGACCCTCTGGTGGAGGGCCATGGTCGCATCCGCCCCTGACTCGAGGTGGCGTCTTACGAGCTCCCCAAGATCCATATCCGTCACCACGTCCCCGTTCACAAGGAGGATCGGCTCGTTTGGGTCGAAATATGAAAGTGCGTTTCGAATCCCTCCACCTGTTCCCAGGAGTTCCCTTTCGACGAGGACAGTAACCGGCATTCCGCATGCCCATGCCGCAACGGCATCTTGGATCTGGCTTGCGAGATGGAACGCATTGACAATGACCTTATGACAGCCAGCTTCCCTTAGACGGACAAGGATGCGCAGAAGATTGGGGACATTGAGGACAGGGAACAGGGGCTTTGGGATGTGGGAGCTTACGGGCCCAAGACGGGTTCCAAGCCCGGCAGCTAGGACCATGGCCTGCATGATCTGCGAGATAAAAGGGGATTTTATGCCTTGGGAGATGACGGGCCTTCAGGTGATGACTGCCTTTCCGTGCTCGCCTGACCCTCTTCCCCTTTTTCCTCTTTCTCCAGGTCGATTTCCTTCAGCCCCTGCTTGAAGGAGCGGAGTCCCTTGCCAAGCCCTGCCCCGATCTCAGGAAGCTTCTTACCTCCGAAGATGAATAAGGCAATGACCAGGATGATGAGGAGTTCCTGTGTTCCGAGTCCGAACATGCGTACCTCCCAGATATCAGCTATCAGCCTTCAGTGGCCAGCAAAACCACCCCCCAAAAAAATAGCTGAAAGCTGATAGCTCATTGGGTTCCATAGCTATGGAGTCCAGAGAGGAGAAAGTTGACGCCGAAATAGGTGAAGATCACAGAGATGAATCCGATTATGGACAGGTAGGCGATGCGGTTTCCTGTCCATCCCTTGACGAAACGCGCGTGCAGTGCAATGGCGTAAACAAACCAGGTGATGAGCGACCAGGTCTCTTTTGGGTCCCAGCTCCAGTAGGTCCCCCAGGCCTCGTTGGCCCAGACGGCCCCTGTGATGATCCCGATGCTCAGCCATAGGAACCCGAAGACGATGGTCTGGTGCATGAGGTCGTCTATCACCCTTTTTCTGGGCAGAGAAGAGATGATGCCGTCTCCCTCCTCGGAATCCCCTCGAATGAGGTACATGATCCCCAGGCCGCACGCGACCGCAAAGGAGGCGTAGCCGAGAAAGCACGTGACCACGTGGGCGATGAGCCAGTTGCTCTGGAGGGCGGGAATGAGGGGCTGGATCGCGTCTTCCACCCTGGGGCTGAAGGAGGCATAGGCCATGGTGAGGGAGGCGAAAGGTGTGGCAAAGGCCCCGATGACCCGGTTTCTGATCCGCCATTCGAGAACGAGATAGACGAGGATCGTCACCCAGGAGAAAAAGACGAGGGATTCGTAGAGGTTGGAAAGGGGGGCATGACCGTAGCCGAGCTGGTAGGACTCGGTCCATCGCAGGATGATTCCAGCGGTCTGGAGGCAGAGGCCACCGATAGTGACGATGGTCGCAAGGACACCGACCTTTCTGACCCGAAAGACCCATAGGACGAGGTAGAGAAAGGCGGCGGCCAGATAGGCGAATGTGGAGAGACTCAGGAGATAGGAACTCGTCAGGATCATTTCATTGCTCCCAGTTCCCGTTCGATGGCATCTTCGACGCGGGTGAAATCCTTTTCAAACCGGATCTGATTCTTGTTGGCCTGCCCTGCGAGGAGGACGACCGTTTTCCCATCACGTTCTCCGCACCAGAGCCAGATCCGCCTGTGAGGGACCCAGAAGACAATAACAAATCCGAAAATGAGGGCGGTGCATCCGAGCCAGACGATCCAGACACCTGGGTCCTTTTTGACCTGCAGTCCGGTCATGTATCTCATGTGGGCGTTTT encodes:
- a CDS encoding NDP-sugar synthase; the protein is MQAMVLAAGLGTRLGPVSSHIPKPLFPVLNVPNLLRILVRLREAGCHKVIVNAFHLASQIQDAVAAWACGMPVTVLVERELLGTGGGIRNALSYFDPNEPILLVNGDVVTDMDLGELVRRHLESGADATMALHQRVPWNRVSVKGDRVTGFGTDLPNAVAYTGIAVLEPRIVAAIPPGPGSIIDAFTWAIQKGSGVAYYRIDQDHGHQTHRRYIWEDIGSPSGYLAAHEAILSTAGNGLYAEPSADIPPDLVCRDWAVVGARVSIGPGVTLEQTVIWDGCSIPAGTHLKRTVITPYGHLSA
- a CDS encoding twin-arginine translocase TatA/TatE family subunit yields the protein MFGLGTQELLIILVIALFIFGGKKLPEIGAGLGKGLRSFKQGLKEIDLEKEEKGEEGQASTERQSSPEGPSSPKA
- the ccsB gene encoding c-type cytochrome biogenesis protein CcsB, which produces MTSSYLLSLSTFAYLAAAFLYLVLWVFRVRKVGVLATIVTIGGLCLQTAGIILRWTESYQLGYGHAPLSNLYESLVFFSWVTILVYLVLEWRIRNRVIGAFATPFASLTMAYASFSPRVEDAIQPLIPALQSNWLIAHVVTCFLGYASFAVACGLGIMYLIRGDSEEGDGIISSLPRKRVIDDLMHQTIVFGFLWLSIGIITGAVWANEAWGTYWSWDPKETWSLITWFVYAIALHARFVKGWTGNRIAYLSIIGFISVIFTYFGVNFLLSGLHSYGTQ